TGTGCATGAGTTCCCTATTACTTTTGGCGACATTTCTCCATTGTATTTTTACATATGCTTCTAGATTCTTTTCTTAATGGATGATAATCACTTCTGAGGACATTTTTTAACTAATGCTATTATTGTATGATTTTGCAGGCAGGACTGGTCTCTTTTGCCCGTGTGTACTGTTTGGGCGTAACGTTGAAGCTGTGAGGGAAGAGATTCCTTGGAACCAAGCATGTGTATGCCATGCAATATGTGTCGAAGGAGGTATGGTACTTGCAGCAGTAACCGCACTCTTCAGTGGCTACATTGATCCTCAAACAACAGTCGTGATATGCGAAGGCCTCTTCTTTGCTTGGTGGATGTGTGGAATCTATTCAGGTTTGTTCCGCCAAGAACTCCAGAAGAAATATCATCTCAAGGTAAGCAAAAAGTCCACACATCAGGTCATTCTCATAATATTTCAGATATGATCTCTGATTGAACTTTGTGATTTTCTTGCAGAATGCGCCTTGTGATCATTGCATGGTTCACTGTTGCCTGCACTGGTGTGCTTTGTGCCAGGAACACAGGGAGATGAAGAATCATCTTTCTGATACAGAAGCCTCATCATCAACTACAATGGATCCTCCCCCGGTTCAGGAGATGAACACCGAGGAGAAAAGATacgcttcatcttcttcgtcttcgacCCCATCATCTGCCAAAAGCCAACACAATGATCTCGAGATGGTCCCTCTATAGGAAACGTTCCATATATGCTCTAAAGCTGTTTTTCCCGTGCAGAGAAGTTTTCGTACCAGATGATTCTATTTGCCCTTAGGTTTTAAATATGCAAAAGTTTGTTCTAAGAACAATTGTCATTGGTACTTGACATTTTTCAGAACTTAATTCATGACTTCACTGAATCTCTTGTCTTGTGAGAAGGTAGAAACATCTGTCTCTGAACTATTTGGTGATTAAACCCCAGATGATTTATGTCTTACGATAAAAACTGGTTAGTACTCACACGCCGTTCGTTATTTTGTTAGTCAATAgttacaaaaatgttaaaaagagTACCGTAGCACCCGTGGCCTAATGGATAAGGCGTTTGACTTCTAATCAAACGATTGTGGGTTCGCGTCCCACCGGGTGTGTTTttgcttataatttttctaaatcgTAAAATCCAGGAAATTAAATTGCAAAGAAACTAACATTTTCCCgactatttttttcctaaaatattatgttattggtcACATCACATATCATGATCTAGATGAAGGTCTAGACTCTAGAGTTTTAGAATTACTCCTAATTCCACACAAATGACTAAAAGTCAAAACATTGATGATGTAACTTAGGAAAGCAAAATGAATTTACAAAGTATTGACTTTCAACTAATCCAAATACTTGTTGTTTTGAAACCTTTGACGAGTTGACCTTACTAACACTAGGCTTCTTTTCTCAGGTGGTATCCTATCAGTCAGTAAACCAGGAAGGCGGAGGCCAGAACAAGATTTAATTTTGTTCACCAAGGAACAAGATTTTATCCCCAAGATCCTTAACCTCAACCCaaatcttctctctttccaCAAGTTTAAAGACTGTAATCTTGCGGGTTATCTGATTTGCTGCATCAAGTCCCATTCTCAAGTACATATCGACCAGCAACATTTCACCAGAGGATTCAATCAGACACTTCTTGTGACTGCCAAACACAGGATTTGCCACCAGTGTCAATTTCAGAGAAGGGAGATGTGCTTAGACACAGTCGTCCCATCTTTCGTGACCGCAAAGAAACATCCATTGAACAAAATGACATCGcaaaaacaacaagaagtaTACGCAGCTAACCTTGCAGGATTACCATAATTTGTTAAGCGTAAGCAACACAAACTTAGACTGATCCTCAT
The sequence above is drawn from the Camelina sativa cultivar DH55 chromosome 4, Cs, whole genome shotgun sequence genome and encodes:
- the LOC104783053 gene encoding cell number regulator 6, translating into MADGNAASRYVTLRKEQAPVEEDITPGELNQPIDVPQLNVRKCHECMQVLPETYEPPSDENWTTGIFGCAEDPQSCRTGLFCPCVLFGRNVEAVREEIPWNQACVCHAICVEGGMVLAAVTALFSGYIDPQTTVVICEGLFFAWWMCGIYSGLFRQELQKKYHLKNAPCDHCMVHCCLHWCALCQEHREMKNHLSDTEASSSTTMDPPPVQEMNTEEKRYASSSSSSTPSSAKSQHNDLEMVPL
- the LOC109132568 gene encoding F-box protein SKIP23-like gives rise to the protein MTQLFDPCSTSFFDMSKFKVLELGREFQLYYVDSDDGHGRYSPRVGKTVVKYLDDSDEDQSKFVLLTLNKLCHKKCLIESSGEMLLVDMYLRMGLDAANQITRKITVFKLVEREKIWVEVKDLGDKILFLGEQN